The genomic segment CAAAGCAAGCGCGAGCTGGCCGACGCCATCCTGGGCGGCGACGGCCGTCTCATCACCGACCTCAAGCGCGAGGATTTGGAGCTGTTGCTGTCGTGAGGTGGCGGAGGACTCTCGATTAATGAGCGTCGTGTTGTGTAGAGGCGGCTGTGAATCCTGCGGGCATGCGAGGACGGCACCGGCGCGGGTGATCAAAAAGGTGCGCGAGGCCAGGAGCGAGGAGGAATCGAGCTGGAAACCGATAACAGCTGCGGCTATCGCTTCTTATGCACGAACATGCTGAGACTGTCGCGGTTGAGAGTTCTTCATTCGGACGGCCCGGCGCATTTCTCAAAAACGGATCGCAATTCCAATTGCTATCCAAGAAGGCGAAGGCTAGACTTGGGATGTTTTGATAGTAGCCCGAATGCCTACCGTTCGATCCTGCCGGCTACGGACACTTTCCACACTCCCACCGTCCGAGGCGCACGCCATGTTCACGTTCTGGGGCCAAAAACAGCCGTTCTGTGACGGCATCAACCGTCGTAACTTCCTCTCTGTAGGCGCGTTCGGCGCCGGTCTGACCCTCGCCGACGTGTTGCGGGCCAAGGCGTCCGGCCCGGATGCGGCCGTCCCGGCCGCCCCGATCCCGACCTCCGCGCCTAAAGCGGCGATCATGGTCTACCTGCCCGGCGGGCCGTCGCACATCGACATGTACGACCCCAAGCCGGACGCCCCGGCCGAGTTCCGCGGCGAGTTCGGCACGATCCCGACCAGCCTCCCCGGCGTCCGGTTCAGCGAATACATGCCGCTCCAGGCGCGGATGATGGACAAGTTCGCGGTCGTCCGGTCGCTGGTGGCGAACGACGAACACAGCGACTCCTACGTGATGACCGGGTACACCGAGCAGGTGAACCGGGCCGCGGCCCAGGGCCAGCACCCGTCGTTCGGGGCGGTCATGTCCAAGCTGCGGGCCGGGACGGGCGACATCCCGCCGTTCGTCAGCCTCCGCGGCATGAGCATGGGCACTGAGCCGGGCTTCCTCGGCGTCGGCCACCGGCCGTTCACCCCGGACGGCCCGGGCCGCGACAACCTGCGCCTGGCGAACGGCGTGTCCGCCCCGCGGCTGGACGAGCGCAAGGATCTCCTCGCCAAGTTCGACACCGCCCGCCGGGAAGCCGACGCAACCGGCAGCATGAAGGGGATGGACGCGTTCGCCCAGCGGGCGTTCGACATGATCGCGTCCGGGACGGTCCGCAAGGCTCTCGACCTCAAGCAGGAAGACCCGCGGACGCGCGACCGCTACAAGAACGTCGAGCAGTTCCTGACCGCCCGCCGACTGGTCGAGTCCGGCGTCGGCTGCGTGACCCTGAGCTACGGCGGGTGGGACACGCACAGCGGCAACTTCAAGACGCTCCGCAAGCAGTTGCCGGAACTCGACCGCGGCATCGCGAATCTGGTGCAGGATCTGGACGACCGCGGCATGCTGAACGACGTGGTGGTGGTCGTGTGGGGCGAGTTCGGCCGCACCCCGAAGATCAACATGACCGACGCCGGCCGCGACCACTGGTCGCCGGTGATGAGCGCGCTGGTCGCCGGCGGCGGGCTGAAGATGGGCCAGGTGATCGGCTCGTCGAGCGCTCGCGGCGAATACCCGAAGGACCGCCCGTACAAGGTTCCGCACCTGCTCGCGACGCTTTACCGGGCGATGGGCATCGACCCCGGCATGACCTTCCCGAACGGCTCCGGCCGGCCGATGTATGTCCTCGACGAACGGGCGATGGTCAACGAACTGGTGTGAGTCGTGCGACGAGTACGCCGGGGGCGAGCGTCCCCGGCGTTTTCACTTGGTATATTGAACAGCCTGGCCCGATAGACTCGGGTACTCGCGAGCCATCCGAGCATCGGTTTTCGGCCCGCGACTCTCGTCTCATCTGTAATCCGGTCATCGTTTCACCCCGGCTTCGCCACGTTCCGCAACTTGCCGTTCCCTTTTCCCGGCCGGTTGGGTAACGTCCGCCCGCTTGTCCCACCCTCGCCCGGTGAGGTCGACCGATGCGGACCCGTTTTCTTTGCGCCCTTTTCTGCGTCATCCTCGCGGTTCAAACCGCGCCCGCCGCCGGCAAGCGGTACGCGGTCTGTATCGGGGTGAACCAGTACACGTCTGACAAACTCGACGCCCTCGGGCAAGCAGTCGCGGACGCGACCGCCTTGGCGGGCGTCCTGCGGGACGCCGGGTACGAGGTCGCCCTACTCACCCCGGCAGCCACCCGGACTGACCCGACCGCGGCACCGACATCCGCAAATATCGCTGCCCGGCTCGCCGCCCTGTGCGCGGACAAGAACCCGAGCGACACCGTCGTAGTCGCGTTCATCGGGCACGGGGTCCGGTTCCCCAACGATCCCGACTACTACCTGTGCCCGAAGGACGGCCAGTTAGCCCCTGACCAGAAGCGCACGCTGATCTCCCTGGCCGACATCTACGCCCGACTCGGCCGGTGTGGGGCCGGGGGCAAGGTGCTGCTGTGCGACGGGTGCCGGACCGACCCGACTCCGGGCCAAATCCGCGTACCGAATGACGTGTTGGAAGCGGCTCCGCCACCCGGTGTGTTCGCCCTGTTCGCGTGCGCCCCCAAGGAACGAGGGTACGAACATGCGGCGCTGGGCCACGGAGTGTTCACCCACCACCTGCTCGCCGAACTGAACCCGCCGGCCCGGGACGCGAACGCGGACATCGACTTCGCGGCACTCGCGACGCACGTCTGCCGCGAAGCACCGGCGACGGCCGCCCGGTGGCTGGGGCCGGGGGCGAGACAGACGCCGACCGCCCGGGTGGGCAGCGGGCTGTCGCCGGTCCTGCTCACACCCGCCGACACGCGGTTGTTAGCCGACCGGGCCGAGGTTCGCGAGATCTGGGCGCGGGGCGGTAAGACTGACGAGTACGTCGAGCGCGTGGCAGTCCAGCGTATCGGCGAATGGAAGGAGGCAGCCGAACGGGGGTCTGCGATCGCGTCGTTCCTGTTCGCGAACTGCCTCAGAACGGGGCACGGGACCGGGCAGAACGTCAAGGCGGCGGTCGAATGGTATCGCAAAGCTGTTGCGCAAGGGAAAACGGCAGCGATGGCCTATGTTGCAAACGGCTATCCGGACAACGCCGAGGTGGGTCAGAGCGCAAACGCGGTGTCGGCCTGGAATAATCAGGCGGCAGACCTTTGGGACGGGTCGGCGATACTCGGGGCGGAAAAAGTTCAGGCATGTACCATTGTCGTGAAAGCGGACGAGAAATTAAAGACCATGTGGCACAACCAGAATGTTATTACCGGAACCCCGCAGACTATTTCTAGATTGGATGACTATTGGGCCATCATGGGGCGCGAGACTGGTATGGAATCAAGGGTGTTGATGGTCAACGATGCATCCGCGCTAATTCATCCGGCGGTGACGGCAACGCTCGAAGCGGGAAAAGTTCCGACAGGCACCGTTGTCGTGAAAGCGGACGGGAAGTTAAAGGCCGTGTGGCACAACCAGAATATTGTCCCCGGAACCCCGCAGACTATTTCTGGTTTGGAAGGCTATTGGACCGGCACGGGATTCGGGACTAGCACGGAAGCAACGGTGTTGATGGTCAACGATGCATTCGAGCTGATTCATCCGACGGTGACGGCAACTGTGGTATTTCATTCCGAGGGCGAGAGGGAGACGGGTGGTGAGGCAAACGAGGCGCCGGACTGGTATCGCAAAACTGTCACCTCCCATGAATCTCTGGCAATGAGCCTACTGGAAAATGGCTGCTCTCAAAGCCCGGTCGTTAAGCCACACGCGAAAGCAGCGTGGTACCGCAAGGCGACTGACTTGAATCACCCGCAAACCATGAGGGAATTAGGAACGCGCTACGCGAAAGGCTTAGGTGTGAAGCAGGACGCGCAGGCAGCCGTAGCGTGGTACGGCAAGGCGGCCGCCGCGAATAACTCGGAGGCCATGAAGGAATTGGCGGCTTGCTACATGACGGGGTTCGGAGTGCAACCCGACGCGAAAATGGCCGCGGCATGGTATCGCAAGGCGGCCGATCTGAATAATCCGGGAGCCATGACCGAGTTGGGAATCTGTTACGGGAACGGCACCGGGGTGAAACAGGACGACAAGGAGGCCGCGGCATGGTTCCGCAAAGCGAGCGCCCTGAATGAGCCGAGGGCGATGGGTAAACTGGGTATCTGCTACACTCTCGGGCTCGGGGTCGGGCGGGATCAAAAAGAAGCGCTCAACTGGTTTCGCAAGGCAGCCGCACTCAATGACCCGCAGGGGATGATTCGTCTGGGGTACGGCCTTTTCAAAGGGATCGGTGTGACGCAAGACACCGCGGAAGCGGTCGCCCTGTTCCGCAAAGCCAATGCAATCAATGAAACGCTGGCTTTAAAAGAGTTGCGGGCCTGTTACCTACTGCCCGTCACTCGGGGCGCATCCGAAAAGATGGCCGAACTTCGCCAGGCAGCCGACCGGAACGATCCGCGTGCCATGACCGATCTGGGGATCTGTTACAGGGATGGGGTCGGAGTACGAAAAGACCCGGAACGGGCGGCGATGTGGTTCCACAAGGCAGCCACACTCAACGAACCGAAGGCGGCGTGCAGTCTGGGATGCTGTTACGAAACAGGTTTTGGGGTCGAGCAGAACGCGGAAAAAGCAGTCGAATGGTATCTCAAAGCCGCCGCGCGGGACAACGGGCGAGCGATGGTCTACCTGTGGAACTGCTATATGAACGGTGTCGGGGTAAAGCCGGATTATTCGCAGGCGTTGGTGTGGTTGCACAAGGCGATCGCACTCAACGAGCCAACGGCGCTTTACGAGATGGGAAGAGAATACGGGTGTGGTTTCGTTGTGGAGAAGAATAAGAAGGAAGCGTTGGAGTGGTATCGCAAGGCTGCGGCGTTGAATGAGCCCCAGGCGATCATTGAGTTGGGGAACTGTTATGAGGAAGGGATCGGTGCAAACGAGGACGAGAAAGAAGCAGTGGCGTGGTACCGCAAAGGGGCCGCGTTAAACGACCCAAAAGCCATGTATTACCTGGGCCGGTGCTACGAGTTTGGCGTCGGCGTCACCCCCGACCTCACGGAAGCGATCGCCTGGTATTGGCTCGCGAAGGCCGGTGGGAACGACATCGCCGCCGTGGCGCTCAAGCGGCTCAAGGAAGATTGATCGGTACCCGTGCGACCTCGTGGGCTGCCGCCCCTATCTCCTCGCACGCGCTTCACTACCTCCGCCACTTGCCGTTCCCTTTTCCGGTACCCGTCGGTAACGTCCGCCCGCTCATCCCTTTCTCCCGGTCCCGTGAGGTCGACCGATGCGGACGCGACTCCTGTTCGCCGTGCTGATCGCTGTCACCGTCGCCCCGGACGCGCCCGCCGCGGGTAAGCGGTACGCGGTGTGTATCGGGGTCAACCAGTACGCATCCGACAAGCTGGACACTCTCGGGTGCGCGGTCGCGGACGCGACCGTCCTGGCCGATGTACTGCGGGACGCCGGGTACGAGGTCGCCCTGCTCACCCCGGCGGCCGCCCGGACCGCTCCGGCGGCCGCACCCACCTGGGCCAATATCGCTGCCCGGCTCGACGCCCTGTGCGCCGGCAAGGAACCGGGCGACACGGTCGTGTTGGCGTTCATCGGGCACGGAGCGAGGTTCCGCGACGATCCCGACTACTACCTTTGCCCGAAGGACGCTCAGCCTGTCCCTGACCGGAAGCAGACACTGGTCTCCGTGGCTGACATCTACACCCAACTCGGTAGGTGCAAGGCCGGCAGCAAGGTCTTTCTGTGCGACGGCTGCCGGACCGACCCAACTCCGGGGCGCCCCCAGACACCGAACGACGTACTCGGGACGACTCCGCCGCCCGGCGTGTTCGCCCTGTTCGCGTGTGGTGTCGGGGAGCGAGGGTACGAACATGCTGCGCTGGGCCACGGGGTTTTCACCCACCACCTGCTGGCGGAACTGAACCCGCCGGCGCGGGACGCGAACGTGGACCTTAACTTCACGGCGCTCGCAACGCACGTCACCCGAGAAGCACCGGCGACGGCCGCCCGATGGCTGGGCTCCGGGGCGCGGCAGACGCCGACCACCCGGGTGGGCAGTGGACCATCGCCGGTTCTGCTGACACCAGCCGATTCGCGGTTGTTGGCCGATCGGGTCGAGGTCCGCGCGATCTGGGCCCGGGGCGGGAAGAGTACCGAGTACGTTGAGCGGGTAGTCACCGAGCGGATCGGTGAATGGAAGGAAGCCGCCACACGGGGATCGGCGATCGGGATGTTCTTGCTCGCAAAGTGTCTGGAAACAGGGCGCGGAATACCGCAGGACGCAAAAGCGGCTGTGGCGTGGTACCGCAATGCCGCTGACCACGGGGACGCCGGCGCGATGACAAGTTTGGCGGGTTGTTACGTGACCGGTACGGGCGTCATACCTGACCAGAAAGCCATGCTTGAGTGGCTTCACAAAGCGGCCGACCACGGCGATGCGGACGCGATGAGCAACTTGGGAGCCGCTTACTTGCTCGGCCAGGGGGTCGCGACGAACCACGAACGCGGGTTCGCGTGGGTTCGCAAGGCGGCGGCCCTGGGCGAGCCGTCGGGCCTTTATTACCTGGGCCTTTGTTACCGGAACGGCCTCGGCGTCGCGCGCGATGCCGAAGAAGCGGTCGCATGCTTTCGCAAGGCGGCCGAGCTAAATGACTCGATGGCAATGACGAATCTGGGCGGCTGCTATCAGAAAGGGATCGGCGTCCCCGCGGACGCGGCAAAGGCGGTCGAGTGGTACCGCCTGGCCGCCGACCTGAAAGATCCCGTAGCGACGTGTCTTGTCGGGTGTTGTTACGAACGAGGGATCGGGGTCGAGAAAGATCCGAAGGCGGCGGTGGCGTGGTATCGTAAAGCGGCCGACCTCGGGGACGTGGCCGCGATGGGCAACCTGGGTCTTTGTTATTTGGACGGAGAAGGTGTCGAGAAAAATGCCTACGAGGCGACATCGTGGCTCCGCAAGGCGGTCGACCTGAACGACCCGGAAGCGATGGCGCGCCTGGGAGACTGTTATTTACACGGCACCGGGGTGAGATACGACGACGTGACGGCGATCGCCTTGTACCGCAAGGGCGTGTCAATGAACGACCCCGGGCCATGTACTGCATGGGCAGCTGCTACGAAAACGGGCTGGGCGTCGAGACGAGCCTGACGGAAGCGGCGGCCTGGTATCAAACTGCTGTGACTGCCGGATACGGACCCGCGACCCAGGCACTCCAGCGGGTGCAAGGAAAACAGAAACCCGCTGCTAAACCCGCGACGTACGACACCACCGGAACGACCGGGGCATTCAATCAGACGGCCAACAAACCCCACTGGCTCTACGGCGATAAATGACCGCCGGTCGCGTGGGATCGTAAGACAACGACGTTTGGCACCCACCAACTTCGGGTGCCCGCCTGCCTGCCCCAATCGTGGCCCACGGACCGACGTCTCATGCCCGCCGCCCTGCCATCACTTTCCGCCCTCGAACTCCTCACCGCCGACGGCGACCGGGCCGCGCTGGGATCCTACCTCACGGCCGACTTCCTCGTCGTCGTGTTTCTGCGACACCTCGCCTGAATCCCGTGCCTCGCCCACCTCGGGGAGGTGGCCGCCAACCGGAAGCGATTCCTGGCCGCAGGTGCCGGCATCCTCATCGTCTGCCAGGCAAAGCCGGCCGTACTCGCGATGTTCCTGCGCAACCAGTCCCAGCCGGTTCCGGTCGTCTGCGACCGCGACCGGGTGGCGTACCGGGCGTTCGGGCTGGAAGAAACGACCTGGCTCAGTTTCTTCCGTCCGTCGGTGCTGTGGGGGTACGTGAAGTTGATGGCCCGCGGCGGCCGTTTGCGGCGGCCTTACGAAGGGGAAAACGTCCTTCAACTCGGCGGCGACTTCGTCCTCGATCGGGACGGCCGGGTCGTGTTCGCGTACCGCAGCCGGGTCGCGACCGACCGGCCGATTGTCGCCGCGCTCCTGGCCGCACTGCCGACCCGTCGATGACGCGGCCGCCGGGCTTTACCCGGCCGCCCAATCCCGCGGCTTCAGCCAGTAGCCCGTTAGCTCAGCTTCGGGCGTCCCGGCGACCGGGTGGTAGTCGTACACGTACCGGACGGCGGGCGGCAGACTCATCAGGATGCTCTCGACTCGCCCGTTGGTTTTCAGGCCGAAGATCGTGCCGCGGTCGTAAAGCAGGTTGAACTCGACGTATCGGCCGCGGCGGTATTCCTGAAACTCTCGCTGGGCCGCCGTCCACTCTAACCCCTTCCGCCGCCCCACGATCGGGAGGTAGGTGTCGAGGAACTGGTCGCCGGCCGCGCGGACGAACGCGAACGCCGCGTCCAGGTCGTCGCCCCCGAAGTAGTCGAAGAAGATCCCGCCCACGCCCCGTGGTTCGCCGCGATGCGGGAGGAAAAAGTAGTCGTCGCAGTCCTTCTTCATCTTCGCGTAATCGACCAGCGGGGCGTGGGCCTCGCAGACCCGCTTCCAGGTCTGGTGGAAGTGAACCACGTCTTCCCGGACGGGGTAATACGGCGTCAGGTCGCCCCCGCCGCCGAACCACGCCTTGCCGCCGTGCGTGAGCATCCGGAAGTTCGCGTGGACGGTCGGCACGAGCGGGCTGCGCGGGTGCAGGACGAGCGAGACGCCGGTCGCCGAAAACCGGAGGCCGTCCCCCGGGATCTGCTTGGCGAACTCGGGGTGAAGTCGCCGTGGACCTCCGAGAAGTTCACGCCGGCCTTCTCGAACACCCCGCCCCCCTCGATCACCCGGCTCCGCCCGCCGCCACCGCCCGGACGGGTCCACTCGTCCTGTCGGAATTTGGCCGCTCCATCGATCCCTTCTACCCCGGCACAAATGCGATCCTGGAGCCCGCGGAAGTATTCGACGGCGCGGTCGTGCATCGTCATCGAGAGAGTCTCCGGGCAAAACGGGGCGAATCGTCGTGTCGGAATTAAACCGAAAGCCGTCACCCCCAGCAACCTGCCCGCCGCACTTTGCATGAGCGGCACGGAGCGGTCCGCGAATGCGGGTGGAGCCCGGGGCAGACCGGAGACAGGAGGCATGTTTTCTCTGCCGGAAAAACAGGACTCGGCCTGGGAGACCGAAAACTCGGGTGCGGAACCCGGTCTTGCGTCTGCTTCGGGCCAACCAAGATTTCTTCCGTCTCGCAATAGTACGCTAGCTGACACATCACTTTTTCGTTCCGCCGGCGCGAAAAAGTGCCGGTCACAGATGCAGTGTGTCACCATTTTAAAAGAATTTCGCGTCCAGTCATAACATTTGATTTCCGGACGAATGCCCGCCCGGCATTCACCTTTTTTTCTTGTTCGTCGCGTTGTGTTTCGTCCCCCACAGGTCATAATCGGTGACACTACGATGTCGGACCAGGGCATCGCCGCGTATGACTCGCCGCCGAATGTTCGTATGGTCGTAGATTGCGTGTAGTGACTCGCCCAATTCCAGATTATTGCGTCACACCGTCGGCTGCTGACTCCACCGCCCTCTTTGACCGTTCGCCCGGGGCGAGCGACGACGGCCGCGGGAGCGACCGGACCCGCGCTCGGTAAGGACCGCCGCAACACAGTCCGAACAAGGTTGCCGACATCCGTGCGACTTACGCTCTCGTCCAAAGGGGTGGTCCTCCTCGCCGTCCCGACCGCCGCGCAGCTATTCCTGGCCGGTATGGTCTTCTGGACCCAGCGGGCGCACGTCGGAGCCGAGCAGTGGGCCGCGCACTCCAAAGAGGTTCTCTCGCAAACCCACGTCGTCCTGGCCGACGCGGAGGCCGTCGTCGCCGCGACCCGCCTGTACGCGGCGGCCGGCGCCGGCTCGGGCGTCCCGGCCGAGTCCGCCGGGAACGACCTCCGGGCCGACCTTGATCGCCTGGAATTTCTCGTGTCGGACAACCCGGGCCAGAGCGAACACGTCCGGGCCGCCCAATCGGCGGCGGACGCCCTGGTGGCGCGGAGAGACGCCGTCGTGCGGGCGGCCGGCGACGGAAACGGCGATCGGGCAGTACGGTTGGCGGCGGCCGCCGGGAGTACGGCCGATTTAGCCCAAGTCCGCTCGGTCCTTGTGACGTTTGCGCGCGAGGAAGAACGGCTCGACCGCGACCGGGCGGAGGGGTTGAAAGCGGCCGGGCGGTGGGTCGACCGGGTTCTCGTCGGCGGGGCCGCCGTCTCGTTCTTACTGACCGCGGGCGTGTGGGTCGTCTTCCACCGGGGGATCAGTCGGCGGTTCGCCGCCCTCGTGAACAACACCCGCCGCCTGGCCGCCGGCCAACCCCTCGCGGCCCCCCTGTCCGGGACCGACGAGATCGCCGACCTCGACCGCGCGTTTCGGGCCACGGCCGCGGAACTGACGCGGGCCGCGGACCGCCTCCGGGAGTCCGCCGACCAAATCCAGGATCTGTACGACCACGCCCCCTGCGGGTACCACTCGGTCGATCCCGACGGGACGATCGTGGCCATGAACCAGACGGAACTCCGGTGGCTGGGTCGGCCGGCCGATCAGGTGATGGGGCGGAGTAAATTCGTGGACGCGGTGAGCCCGGCCAGCCGGGAGACGTACTGGGCGACGTTCGCCCGCATGGTGGAAACGGGCGCCGCCTCGGACGTCGAACTCGAGGTACTCCGCGCGGACGGGACCACGTTCCCCGTCCTGCTCAACTCGACGGCCGTCCGCGACCCGGACGGGCGGTTCGTCCGGAGCCGGTCGATCCTCACCGACCTGACCGAGCGGAAGCGGGCCGAGGACGAAGTCCGGCGGTTGAACACCGACCTCGAGGTTCGCGTCCGGGACCGGACGGCCGACCTGGCCGAGGCCAACCGGACCCTGGCGGCGCGGAACGAGGAGAACGAGCTATTCGTCTACAGCGTCTCGCACGACCTCCGGTCCCCGCTCGTCAATCTCCAGGGGTTCAGCCAGGAACTCCGGCTCACGTTCGGGGACCTGCGGGACGTACTCACCGCCCCCGACGTCCCCGCGGGCGTCCGCGACCGGGCGGCCGGGCTGCTCGACCGGGACGCGGACGAGTCCCTCCGGTTCATCCTGGCCGGGGTCATGCGGCTCAGCGGGATCATCGACGCCCTGCTCCGCCTGTCCCGGGTCGGGCGGGTCGAGTACCAGTGCCGGTGGGTGGACGTCGGGGCCGCCGTCGGGCGGATCGTCGGGTCGTTACACAAGACCGTCGCCGATAAAGGGGCGGAGGTCGCGGTCGGCCCGCTCCCGCCGGCGTGGGGCGACGCGACCGCCGTCGAGCAGGTGTTCGCGAACCTGATCGGGAACGCCCTGAACTACCTCGACCCGGTCCGCCCGGGGCGGATCGAGGTCGGGGTGGTCCCGTCTCCCGGGGGGCGGACGGGGTCACGTACCTCGTCCGGGAC from the Fimbriiglobus ruber genome contains:
- a CDS encoding DUF1501 domain-containing protein; protein product: MFTFWGQKQPFCDGINRRNFLSVGAFGAGLTLADVLRAKASGPDAAVPAAPIPTSAPKAAIMVYLPGGPSHIDMYDPKPDAPAEFRGEFGTIPTSLPGVRFSEYMPLQARMMDKFAVVRSLVANDEHSDSYVMTGYTEQVNRAAAQGQHPSFGAVMSKLRAGTGDIPPFVSLRGMSMGTEPGFLGVGHRPFTPDGPGRDNLRLANGVSAPRLDERKDLLAKFDTARREADATGSMKGMDAFAQRAFDMIASGTVRKALDLKQEDPRTRDRYKNVEQFLTARRLVESGVGCVTLSYGGWDTHSGNFKTLRKQLPELDRGIANLVQDLDDRGMLNDVVVVVWGEFGRTPKINMTDAGRDHWSPVMSALVAGGGLKMGQVIGSSSARGEYPKDRPYKVPHLLATLYRAMGIDPGMTFPNGSGRPMYVLDERAMVNELV
- a CDS encoding caspase family protein, translating into MRTRLLFAVLIAVTVAPDAPAAGKRYAVCIGVNQYASDKLDTLGCAVADATVLADVLRDAGYEVALLTPAAARTAPAAAPTWANIAARLDALCAGKEPGDTVVLAFIGHGARFRDDPDYYLCPKDAQPVPDRKQTLVSVADIYTQLGRCKAGSKVFLCDGCRTDPTPGRPQTPNDVLGTTPPPGVFALFACGVGERGYEHAALGHGVFTHHLLAELNPPARDANVDLNFTALATHVTREAPATAARWLGSGARQTPTTRVGSGPSPVLLTPADSRLLADRVEVRAIWARGGKSTEYVERVVTERIGEWKEAATRGSAIGMFLLAKCLETGRGIPQDAKAAVAWYRNAADHGDAGAMTSLAGCYVTGTGVIPDQKAMLEWLHKAADHGDADAMSNLGAAYLLGQGVATNHERGFAWVRKAAALGEPSGLYYLGLCYRNGLGVARDAEEAVACFRKAAELNDSMAMTNLGGCYQKGIGVPADAAKAVEWYRLAADLKDPVATCLVGCCYERGIGVEKDPKAAVAWYRKAADLGDVAAMGNLGLCYLDGEGVEKNAYEATSWLRKAVDLNDPEAMARLGDCYLHGTGVRYDDVTAIALYRKGVSMNDPGPCTAWAAATKTGWASRRA
- a CDS encoding peroxiredoxin-like family protein — encoded protein: MPCLAHLGEVAANRKRFLAAGAGILIVCQAKPAVLAMFLRNQSQPVPVVCDRDRVAYRAFGLEETTWLSFFRPSVLWGYVKLMARGGRLRRPYEGENVLQLGGDFVLDRDGRVVFAYRSRVATDRPIVAALLAALPTRR
- a CDS encoding caspase family protein, which produces MRTRFLCALFCVILAVQTAPAAGKRYAVCIGVNQYTSDKLDALGQAVADATALAGVLRDAGYEVALLTPAATRTDPTAAPTSANIAARLAALCADKNPSDTVVVAFIGHGVRFPNDPDYYLCPKDGQLAPDQKRTLISLADIYARLGRCGAGGKVLLCDGCRTDPTPGQIRVPNDVLEAAPPPGVFALFACAPKERGYEHAALGHGVFTHHLLAELNPPARDANADIDFAALATHVCREAPATAARWLGPGARQTPTARVGSGLSPVLLTPADTRLLADRAEVREIWARGGKTDEYVERVAVQRIGEWKEAAERGSAIASFLFANCLRTGHGTGQNVKAAVEWYRKAVAQGKTAAMAYVANGYPDNAEVGQSANAVSAWNNQAADLWDGSAILGAEKVQACTIVVKADEKLKTMWHNQNVITGTPQTISRLDDYWAIMGRETGMESRVLMVNDASALIHPAVTATLEAGKVPTGTVVVKADGKLKAVWHNQNIVPGTPQTISGLEGYWTGTGFGTSTEATVLMVNDAFELIHPTVTATVVFHSEGERETGGEANEAPDWYRKTVTSHESLAMSLLENGCSQSPVVKPHAKAAWYRKATDLNHPQTMRELGTRYAKGLGVKQDAQAAVAWYGKAAAANNSEAMKELAACYMTGFGVQPDAKMAAAWYRKAADLNNPGAMTELGICYGNGTGVKQDDKEAAAWFRKASALNEPRAMGKLGICYTLGLGVGRDQKEALNWFRKAAALNDPQGMIRLGYGLFKGIGVTQDTAEAVALFRKANAINETLALKELRACYLLPVTRGASEKMAELRQAADRNDPRAMTDLGICYRDGVGVRKDPERAAMWFHKAATLNEPKAACSLGCCYETGFGVEQNAEKAVEWYLKAAARDNGRAMVYLWNCYMNGVGVKPDYSQALVWLHKAIALNEPTALYEMGREYGCGFVVEKNKKEALEWYRKAAALNEPQAIIELGNCYEEGIGANEDEKEAVAWYRKGAALNDPKAMYYLGRCYEFGVGVTPDLTEAIAWYWLAKAGGNDIAAVALKRLKED